A single Osmerus mordax isolate fOsmMor3 chromosome 9, fOsmMor3.pri, whole genome shotgun sequence DNA region contains:
- the LOC136949085 gene encoding uncharacterized protein, with the protein MVVPDASGCSLNSQIPMMAENRASHCPARRPQSPRSLPPSTPVSQVPVSQHPSLPGPGLPGPQSPRSLSPSTPVFQVPVSQHPSLPGPCLPAPQSPRSLSPSTPVSQVPVSQHRSLPGPCLPAPQSPRSLSPSTQSPRSLSPSTPVSQVPVSQHPSLPGPGLPGPQSPRSLSPSTPVFQVPVSQHPSLPGPCLPAPQSPRSLSPSTPVSQVPVSQHRSLPGPCLPAPQSPRSLSPSTPVFQVPVSQDPSLPGPCLPAPQSPRSLFPRTPVSQVPVSLASGGQRCLVYRSLLGALTPDRLTGRAVG; encoded by the exons ATGGTGGTTCCGGACGCTTCTGGCTGCAGCTTGAACTCTCAGATCCCCATGATGGCAGAGAACAGGGCCTCTCACTGCCCTGCCAGAC GACCCCAGTCTCCCAGGTCCCTGCCTCccagcaccccagtctcccaggtcccggtctcccagcaccccagtctcccaggTCCCGGTCTCCCAGGACCCCAGTCTCCCaggtccctgtctcccagcacccCAGTCTTCCaggtccctgtctcccagcaccccagtctcccaggtccctgtctcccagcaccccagtctcccaggTCCTTGTCTCccagcaccccagtctcccaggtccctgtctcccagcaccGTAGTCTCCCaggtccctgtctcccagcaccgcagtctcccaggtccctgtctcccagcacccagtctcccaggtccctgtctcccagcaccccagtctcccaggtcccggtctcccagcaccccagtctcccaggTCCCGGTCTCCCAGGACCCCAGTCTCCCaggtccctgtctcccagcacccCAGTCTTCCaggtccctgtctcccagcaccccagtctcccaggtccctgtctcccagcaccccagtctcccaggTCCTTGTCTCccagcaccccagtctcccaggtccctgtctcccagcaccGTAGTCTCCCaggtccctgtctcccagcaccccagtctcccaggtccctgtctcccagcacccCAGTCTTCCAGGTCCCTGTCTCCCAGGACCCCAGTCTCCCaggtccctgtctcccagcaccccagtctcccaggTCCCTGTTTCCCAGGACCCCAGTCTCCCAGGTCCCTGTCTCTTTGGCCTCTGGAGGCCAGAGATGCCTGGTGTACAGAAGCCTGCTAGGGGCTTTGACACCTGACCGGCTGACTGGTAGGGCAGTGGGCTGA